One genomic region from Rosa rugosa chromosome 1, drRosRugo1.1, whole genome shotgun sequence encodes:
- the LOC133724986 gene encoding G-type lectin S-receptor-like serine/threonine-protein kinase RKS1: MTLFGKVQSRRIAQKINIMRLISFITSSSMKMRKKMPLVHSYRIENAEKMVLKALLLFLLFQLCTSRDTMRGNEEQLKDVDGDYLVSKESKFELGFLSPGNSSNRYVGVWYSQTRVSNKTVVWVANRNNPINDTSGVLTINRYGELVLYGHNMESTPIWSTNVSRSVQNVNTSTSSTQLLDTGNLVVFQDDKNEIFIWQSFDHPIDTLIPGMKVGVNWKTGQEWVLTSWKSQDDPGTGDYTYRLSSDHNASPQFFLYKGLSKYWRSDPGPAPTLVANQDETYYFMNETNAITRITVTDSALEHLIWDGGGLQWKEDFSAPKSRCDRYGQCGANSRCSPDNVNLFECDCLPGYVPNSVSDWNQKNGSGGCVSNRLGLLKCGDGDGFIKVARVKYPDTSIAASLKSGMSDKECAQECLRNCSCTAYLSTENEGIVDCLTWYDDLMDILVYTELGRDLYVRVNATVLGTNLLAMEENATNNI; the protein is encoded by the exons ATGACCCTATTTGGAAAAGTTCAAAGTAGAAGAATTGCCCAGAAGATCAACATAATGCGACTCATCTCATTTATCACCAGCTCAAGtatgaaaatgagaaaaaagaTGCCACTGGTTCATTCCTACAGAATTGAAAATGCCGAGAAAATGGTTTTGAAAGCTCtgcttctcttcctcctctttcaATTATGCACTTCCAGGGACACCATGAGAGGGAACGAAGAACAATTGAAGGATGTTGATGGTGACTATTTAGTGTCCAAAGAAAGCAAGTTTGAATTGGGTTTCTTGAGCCCCGGAAATTCTAGCAACCGGTATGTTGGAGTCTGGTATTCTCAGACTAGAGTATCTAATAAAACAGTGGTGTGGGTTGCAAACAGGAACAATCCTATCAATGATACCTCTGGTGTGCTCACAATAAACAGGTATGGAGAACTAGTCCTTTATGGTCATAACATGGAAAGCACTCCTATTTGGTCTACTAACGTGTCGCGGTCGGTTCAAAATGTTAACACAAGCACTTCATCTACACAGCTTTTAGATACAGGAAATTTAGTTGTGTTCCAGGATGATAAAAATGAAATCTTTATATGGCAAAGTTTTGATCATCCTATAGATACTTTAattccag gtatgaaagttgggGTGAATTGGAAAACTGGGCAAGAATGGGTTTTAACATCTTGGAAGTCACAAGATGACCCTGGAACTGGGGACTATACCTATAGGCTAAGTTCAGATCATAATGCATCTCCCcaattttttttgtataaaGGTTTGAGTAAGTATTGGCGAAGTGATCCAGGGCCAGCGCCTACTTTGGTCGCTAATCAAGATGAAACTTACTATTTCATGAATGAAACCAATGCAATTACAAGAATAACAGTGACTGATTCTGCCTTAGAGCACCTTATATGGGATGGTGGTGGCCTTCAATGGAAGGAAGACTTCTCTGCACCGAAGTCCCGGTGTGACAGGTACGGACAGTGTGGTGCCAACAGCAGATGTAGCCCTGACAATGTTAATCTGTTTGAGTGTGACTGTTTGCCAGGGTATGTGCCTAATTCTGTAAGTGATTGGAATCAGAAAAATGGTTCAGGTGGATGTGTCAGTAATAGACTTGGTTTGTTGAAGTGTGGAGATGGAGACGGGTTTATAAAGGTGGCAAGAGTTAAATATCCAGACACATCGATAGCAGCATCGTTAAAATCAGGTATGAGTGACAAAGAGTGTGCGCAGGAGTGCCTAAGAAATTGTTCTTGCACTGCATATTTGAGCACTGAAAATGAAGGGATTGTTGATTGCTTGACATGGTATGATGACTTGATGGACATTTTAGTGTACACAGAGCTTGGACGAGATCTCTATGTTCGTGTGAATGCAACTGTGTTAGGTACTAATCTGCTTGCGATGGAAGAAAATGCAACTAACAACATATAA